Part of the Coregonus clupeaformis isolate EN_2021a chromosome 31, ASM2061545v1, whole genome shotgun sequence genome, TTCATTCTCTTTCCATCAGGGAAGTAACATCTCATTTTGACAGCCCATGGGGACATTTAATGCGCTTTCATTTAAAATCCAAGATGGCATCCGTCATgttttcattaaaatgcaaaacgcTTGCCTTTATAGATGGATGCAGTTAGTATACTATTATCTACTCAATACAGAATGAAATGTGCAGTACGTTATCAAGTACATCACTCTCGAACGATGGCTTTAAAAAGTTGCTGATAAAAGAAGGTACTGATAAAAGAAGGTACTGATAAAACAAGGAACTGATAAAAGAAGGAACTAATAAAATAAGGTACTGATAAAAGAAGGAACTAATAAAAGAAGGAACTGATAAAAGAAGGTACTGATAAAAGAAGGAACTAATAAAAGAAGGTACTGATGAAAGAAGGTACTGATAAAGAAGGCACTGAGAAAAGAAGGTACTGATAAAAGAAGGACTGATAAAAGAAGGAACTAATAAAAGAAGGTACTGATAAAAGAAGGAACTAATAAAAGAAGGTACTGATAAAAGAAGGAACTGATAAAAGAAGGAACTGATAAAAGAAGGAACTAATAAAAGAAGGAACTGAGAAAAGAAGGTACTGATAAAAGAAGGAACTGATAAAAGAAGGAACTGAGAAAAGAAGGAACTGATAAAAGGGAACAGAATAACAAAAAGAGAAACAATCTACTTTATAAACACAGCAGCATCCACCAATCAATGTAGCTGATTAGTCTGGTCccagccaggtctgtttgatCTTTCTTGCCACCTCCTTTGGTCATTGCCACTCCAAACAATGACCAAAGACAATGGCCAAAGACAATGGCCAAAGACAATGACCAAAGACAATGGCCAAAGACAATGGCCATAGACAATGACCAAAGACAATAGCCAAAGACAATGGCCATAGACAATGACCATAGGATCTTGCAAGACAGTACAAACAGTCCTGGGTCCAGGCTAGTATTTGATCCCAAAGGAAAAAACCCAAAGCAGCAGCACCTTGCTGTAAGGCAGCGTCCAACCCAACTCTACCTTCCAGTTCCTGCCATCATAAATGCCTTGCATGCCTCGCCGTCAGTCTACCCTGCCTGCTATCCTGTCCCCTACCGCGTGACACTAAGTCCTGATTGAAGCGCCCCTCCTGGTTATCCTTAATCCGACCTGTGAAATGTGACAAAATCACTACTTTAGGATGAATAATCTGCCTATCACCGACAGTCATCCCAACCTGCACCTCTCCTTCCACGGTCATAACATGCTACCTGTTACCTTTCCAGCCCGGCTCAACTCTCTTAAATTAAATCTTAAATTAGTAAAGAAACATGGGATCAGTGAACTAACAAACCATGTTGCACTCACTGAATGCTATTCAGCATGTGAACTGCACTTGGAATAAATGTTGGTATAATATTGATTTCCATTATAAATATACACTGGATTATACAGTAGATTTTAAAAGCAGTATATCATTCTTGTTGTCTTCGTGATCATTCCATTTAGGGTTGTTATTTTACTTATTATAAAATAATAAGAAATGCACCTAATTCATGCCAATAAGATTCCTTCAGAAGCATCAAAACCAACACCAGTGGTGCCATGCTTTGATGTCTAGAACTGATGTCTTGATTCAATTTCCTTCATCTCCTGTAAGACGGTTaggaagagagaacagtcttATAGGGCCTTCCTGAAGTTTCCTCACATTTCTGCAGTAATATGGCAGCTGTCACATTGTGATGCACCAGCCGTACCACACATTGGTTCCAGTCCTGACAAGGAGGCGAGGTGAAGTCAGATCCAGTCAGATCCGGTCTATACCAGTCAGATCCGGTCTATACCATGACTGGAGCTTGCCAAGTTCCTCCTCATCTACCTGGTGGCAAGAAGTGGACGACCGACAGATCGACAGCATAATCTCCTCTCCAGGCTGTACTTCCATCCACCTCAAGGCTCTTCAGACCACAGCTTTAGCTAATTGATGAGACACCCTGAAAAAGACCCTTCACCAGAATGTTCTAGGTTTTCACCTCAACTTTTCTAACTCTGTTTCAGTCATGACATACTAACTACACCTAATCTCACATTGTCTCACTTCTGGTGTGATGAGAGGCATCATGACAGTTTCACGAATGTCAGCTCTCTCCGAGTTGAGTTTTTAGAAATTATATCATTGCTATTTAGAGGGTAAAAATCTTTCATCCACCGCACAGACAGTTGAAGGGAATGAAATGAGTTCTCTAACTATCTGAAACGTCCTGACGCCTAAAATCTATAATACTTTCTGACACATTCTCCCAACCTTTTCCCTGACAGCTTCTGTGATGTTTTTTTTGTCTTTGGGTGGAGAACAGAAGAAAGCAGTCTAGTTCCTTGCCATTTAACATTGAAAGGTATCTCCTAACTCAGAGTCGAATTCACACATTTAAAGACATGGTTATTGTagtcagtatatacagtgcattcggaaaatattcagaccacttgactttttccacattttggtttttttccctcatcaataccccataatgacaaagtaaaactcagaccctttactcagcactttgttgaaccacctttggcagggattacagcctagagtcttcttcggtatgactctacaagcttggcacacctgtatttggggagtttctcccattcttctctgcagaacctcaagctctgtcaggttggatggggagcgtcgctacacagctattttcagttctctccagagatggtcattcgggttcaagtccgggctctggctgggccactcaaggacattcagagacttgtcccgaagccactcctgcgttgtcttggctgtgtgcttaaggtcattgtcctgttggaaggtgaaccttcgccccagtctgaggtcctgagcgctctggagcaggtgttcatcaaggatctctctgtactttgctccattcatctttccctcgatcttgactagtctcccagtccctgccactgaaaaacatctctacagcatgatgctgccaccaccatgcttcaccgtagggatggtgcaaggtttcctccagacgtaacgcttggcattcaggccaaagagttcaatcttggtttcatcagaccagagaatcttgtttatcatggtctgagagtcctttaggtgccttttggcaaactccaagcgggctgtcatgtgccttttactgaggagtggcttccgtctggccactctaccataaaggcctgattggtggagtactggagagatggttgtccttctgaaaggttctcccatatccacagaggaaatctggagttctgtcagggtgaccatcgggttcttggtcacctccctgaccaaggcccttctcccccgattgctcagtttggccgggcggccagctctaagaagagtcttggtggttccaaacttcttccatttaagaatgatggaggctactgtgttcttggggaccttcaatgctgcagaaatgttgtggtacccttccccagatatgtgcctcgacacaatcctgtctcggagctctacggacaattccttcgacctcatggcttggtttttgctctgacatgcactgtcaactgtgggaccttatatagacaggtgtgtgcctttccaaatcatgtccaatcaattgaatttaccacagctggactccaatcaagttgtagaaacatctcaaggatgatcaatggaaacaggatgcacctgagctcaatttcgagtctcatagcaaagggtctgaatacttatgtaataaggtatttctgtttttaatacatttgcaaaaatgtctaaaaacctgttttgcgttgtcattctggggtattgtgtgtagattgatgaggaaaaatgtatttaataaattttagaataaggctgtaacgtaacaaaatgttgaaaaagggaAGGGTTCTGAATAGTTCTGGAATGCACTGTACCCTCTTATAATGGTTATTGTAGTCAGTATATACCCTCTCATAATGGTTATTGTAGTCAGTATATACCCTCTCATAATGGTTATTGTAGTCAGTATATACCCTCTCATAATGGTTATTGTAGTCAGTATATACCCTCTCATAATGGTTATTGTAGTCAGTATATACCCTCTCATAATGGTTATTGTAGTCAGTATATACCCTCTCATAATGGTTATTGTAGTCAGTATATACCCTCTCATAATGGTTATTGTAGTCAGTATATACCCTCTCATAATGGTTATTGTAGTCAGTATATACCCTCTCATAATGGTTATTGTAGTCAGTATATACCCTCTCATAATGGTTATTGTAGTCAGTATATACCCTCTCATAATGGTTATTGTAGTCAGTATATACCCTCTCATAATGGTTATTGTAGTCAGTATATACCCTCTCATAATGGTTATTGTAGTCAGTATATACCCTCTCATAATGGTTATTGTAGTCAGTATATACCCTCTCATAATGTTTATTGTAGTCAGGCTTTATCTAGTTTATCCTTAGCCTATTTCCGGTTAATTCAGGACTGTAGTTCCATACTTAAAACATATTGACAAACCTCAACCTTTGTTCTCGATGATCAAACAATGCATAATCCAGGAACATTCTAGACTAGCacctgtatataaaaaaaataaacatacagTGAATCCAGTAGTCTGCCTTATTttgtatatagtgcactgctttgacCGGACTCTGGTCAGTTAGCGCACTACAGGgactagggttccatttgggatgcacgcaGTATGTGTTTAAAGTGTGCTTTCTTATTTCAGAGGTAGTGCacttgtgatgcgtgatttgaaggagtcaggcgcaggagggtaaatcacggTATActgagtttattccgtaatccagcgtaaccagtccagtgcgcaaaacagacgcactggaacaaacaagcacacggggaaaataccccggcaatacaaaatactgagctcaacgagctactaatcctcacaatgaacaatcacccactaggacaagggggcagagggaacacttatacacgtactaatgaggggaatatgaaccaggtgtgtgtaattgacaagacaagagagatggaatgatgagatatggagcggcagtggctagaaggccggtgacgacgaacgccgaagcctgcccgaacaaggaggggaggcagcttcggaggaagccGTGACAGCACTGCAGATGTCCTGTGATATCAACGTAGGTCGCCAACATACACTATAACACAGCTTAGTCAAACTACATATTACAACAATCTACAAAATGAAACATGGGCCGAGGAGGAGTCCATTTACACGTTGGTAACAGACAAGAGCAAATATGCACTTCAAATACCAAGAGGCTCACTCAGAACCTAATCAGGGAAGGCATCTGCCTAATtacaaacacaaaacaaacattaAACAGATTTGAATCAACTAGTCACATTCCACAACGTTTAGGATTGAGAGGAGTATCCATTCCAAACTATATATTCCGTTACAACAGATCCACAACAAGGCAGACATCACTAAAACAGACCCAACATAAAAACACTGCTTTTAGAATCCATTATGACCAGTTTATGATGGCATATTGAATTAAAGAGGAACTGAAATATTTACTTTGTAGAAATGAAACGAACAGGTATTCAGAATATAAAAAAATGCGTCATTGTCACTTTAGATTTGATCAGGCTACACCTGTGAAAATGGcatcctaatggcaccctattctataaATAGCACCctaaaaatggcaccctattccctaaatagtgcactactattgaacagagccctattggccctgatcaaaagtagtgcactaaatagggaatagggtatcaaTGCTGCCATGGCTCCAAAGACACCCCAGTTAGGGGTTTTAATTTCCTGATAAGCACGCCAATCTGTGTGACACGGTAGGGTCACGTACTTAACCATTATTAATGTGACAGCCCTCAGCGCAAAGCCAATCAATTAAACAGGAGCAATTTCTATCCCAACTCAGTCCCAGGCCCTGGAACGGATAACTCTTAGGACCGCTTCCATGTGACAAAGAGTCAACCCTGGGATCAAACACATTGAGAATTTGCTTTAGCCTACCTGGAGTGTCATATGATTAGCCGTCCAGTTTTTTGGACTATTCTGTCGGCtccattaagccaggcaagctcaatcaagcgcagataaagtatttgaaagaatttcaaatagtatttgaactgcTTAGGACCGCTTCCATGTGACAAAGAGTTAGGGCCTCTGTGTGTTCTACTCTGCCCTGCACCACCTGACACTGACAGGTGAGGAACGGAGGTATGAAACAATAACACCTTCTAACCATCAGTTCCTCTTTTCACCTGTCAGACCCAgtagtctgtctgcctgcctgtctgtctgtctctctgtctgtctgtctatctgtctgctgAGATGAACGTAGCCTTCACCATTGAGCTCAATGGTTCTAATGATTAACTTAGCCTTCACCATTGAGCTCaatggttctaacgatgaacttagccttcaCCACTGAGCTCAATGgctctaacgatgaacttagccttcaCCATTGAGCTCaatggttctaacgatgaacttagccttcaCCATTGAGCTCAATGGTTCTAACGATTAACTTAGCCTTCACCATTGAGCTCAATGGTTCTAACAATGAATTTAGCCTTCACCATTGAGCTCAATGGTTCTAACAATGACTTTAGCCTTAACCATTGAGCTCAATGGTTTTAATGATGAACTCAGCCTGAAGATGCTTTAGGGAAACCGGCCCTGATTCTTTATTCAGACACATCAGGGCTTAGCGCTGATAGTCAGGGGATCTTAGATAGATCCTTCAGTGacattacagacacattataTTAAGATGATTCTAATACATGTATTTGTTATAGAGGCATTAGGCCTTGTTGCTATTTCATAAATATTTCAAGGTGGCAGACAAAGATATGTTAGTAGATAACACTACAGTTCAACGATAGTCAAGGTAAAATATGTTTACATtgataaaaacaacaatttaTTTGTAGAGGAGTCATTATTCTTTGGGTCATTATTCTGTAAATAACAAACAACTTTGTCATTGGAATTGCATGAAGGGTGTGTAAACATAACTACAGCACGGGATAAGTTGAATGTGTGTACTCATGAATAGCAAAAAACTGCTGTAAATTATATTTGCACttataggccccgtgtagctcagttggtagagcatggcgtttgcaacgtcagggttgtgggttcgattcccatggggggccagtatgaaaaaatgtatgcactcactaactgtaagtcactctggataagagcgtctgctaaatgactaaaatgtaaatatgtctgTAGGGTTATGTACAATGCATGACTACAGTCATAATAATGACTATCTTCAATAAGTTCCCCTGGTAATTAAACCAATTGTTAAAAAATGATATTGTCTCTAACAGAGTGGAGGAGACAATCCAGCTCATGGATATTAAGAGCCTATATAATAAAATGTGAATTTATCATTTATGGCTTCATCTCCTCAAATTGCTCCTAGTGAAGGTCTCTGCTGTTTAGCTAATTGCTCCTAGTGAAGATCTCTGTTGTTTAGCTAATTGCTCCTCCTGAAGGTCTCTGCTGTTTAGCTAATTGCTCCTAGTAAAGGTATCTGCTGTTTAGCTAATTGCTCCTAGTGAAGGTCTCTGCTGATTAGCTAATTGCTCCTCCTGAAGGTCTCTGCTGTTTAGCTAATTGCTCCTCCTGAAGGTCTCTGCAGTTTAGCTAATTGCTCCTCCTGAAGGTCTCTGCAGTTTAGCTAATTGCTCCTCCTGAAGATCTCTGCTGTTTAGCTAATTGCTCCTCCTGAAGGAATCTGCTGATTAGCTAATTGCTCCTCCTGAAAGTCTCTGCAGTTTAGCTAATTGCTCCTCCTGAAGGTCTCTGCTGTTTAACTAATTGCTCCCCCTGAAGGTCTCTGCTGTTTAGCTAATTGCTCTTCCTGAAGGTCTCTGCTGTTTAGCTAATTGCTCCTCCTGGAAGTCTCTGCAGTTTAGCTAATTGCTCCTCCTGAAGGTCTCTGCTGTTTAGCTAATTGCTCCTCCTGAAGGTCTCTGCAGTTTCACTAATTCCCCCTCCTGAAGGTCTCTGCTGTTTAGCTAATTGCTCCTAGTGAAGGTATCTGCTGATTAGCTAATTGCTCCTACTGAAGGTCTCTGCTGTTTAGCTAATTGCTCCTCCTGAAAGTCTCTGCAGTTTATCTAATTGCTCCTCCTGAAGGTCTCTGCAGTTTAACTAATTCCTCCTCCTGAAGATCTCTGCAGTTTAGCTAATTGCTCCGATATGCCTATATTGTATGAGAGAATCCGTTACCAATACTGCATCAGTCTCCAACCACCGTGACTGTCCTCAGAAAAGTGGTGAAAGATCTCTATGGAGAGTCTGTGCTGTAAATAATTATAAATAATTATATTTGCATCATGTAGGGAGTGATCCATAAACACATCACTGGTGTGAAATATGGGTAGGGATTTCAAACGTTATATTTGAATGTCAATATGTTCCCGTTTAAGGATAATGCCGAGTAATTGGTGTCTGGCGCAGTGGGCTATCCATCACGTGGACAATAAAATGAATATTTGCTTGACGTTGGAACTGTATGGTCGCCCTTCTACTCCCTAATAACTCATGCGCTGTGTTGGGAGCCTGACAGCCGTTGCCGAAAAGAGCAACCCTgttatctattttttttttttatcactcgCATATGTTTATTTTTGTTTCTGATCAAGCTGGACACTTAAATAAGGTGATATTACGCTATGAATGACAAATCGTTTTTGAGCCGTTTAGCTTGTATAATTGGTCGAATGTAACAGGCAAGTTGTCAGGGGAAATTATCCTATAGGGCGGTTTGCATTCATAATATCTTGTTtagatgtatgcacgcatgactgtaagtcgctttggataaaagcgtctgctaaatggcatattattattattattatttagatgTGACAATTTATGTTTATCGTCATTTTGATTGGGCAAATTGAGTAGCTCAATCTAAACTAAATCAAACTATTGATTTTAGGGTTACCCTTCAGATAAATAGAAAATAATGAGTTTGATATGTTTGGGACTTTTTGCGTCAGTCCTTAATTTTCTCCAGTTGTCATATTTGAATTCTGGCACATTGGCCTAATGAAAAGACAATCAATAAAAGGCGACATTTTACAATATTATGAGAGAATAAAAACATGTGAATAAATGTTATTTGAACCACAGTCAATATAAACAAACATTGTGCACTTGTCAACTCAAAACccgaaaatatattttctattttctataaATCCTGAATTACTGTCCTTGGAGCTGCGCTGCATAATCGAATATGTCATTATTCAGTGTTGGTGAAATATGATGACATGAGAGTTGTCTACTTTAGACAGAGGCATTGGCatccgtcccaaatggaaccctattccctatatagtgcacaaattttgaccagggcccatagagctttggtcaaaagtagtgcactatatatggaatagggttccatttggaacgGAACCTCAGGCATTGGAAGTAGGatcaggtctacacctgttgtattcggtgcatgtgacaaataacatttgattttatttattcaaaagtatgtggacaccccttacaATTAGTGGATtcaactatttcagccacacccgttgctgacaggtgtataaaatcgagcacaccgccatgcaatctccatagacaaacattggcagtagaatggccttactgaagagctcagtgactttcaaggtggcaccgttataggatgacacctttctgacaagtcagtttgtcacattactgccctgctagagctgcccaggtcaactgtaagtgctgttattgtgaaatggaaacatctaccagcaacaacggctcagccatgaagtgataggccacacaagctcacagaacaggaccgccgagtgctgaatctGCGTAGCgcctaaaaatcgtctgtcctcgtttgcaacactcactaccgagttccaaactgcctctggaagcaacgtcatcagcacaagaactgttcatcgggagcttcatgaaatgcatttccatggccgagcagccgcacacaagcctaagatcaccatgtgcaatgccaagcgttggctggagtggtgttaagctcgcctccattggactctggagcagtggaaatatgttctctggagtgatgaatcacgcttcaccatctggcagtccgacagacgaatctgggtttggcggatgccaggagaacgctaccttccccaatgcgtagtgccaactgtaaagtttggtggaggaggaataatggtctggggctgttttttatggttcgtgctaggccccttgcttccagtgaagggaaagcttaacactacagcatgtgcttccaactttgtggcaacagtttggggaaggccctttcttgtttcagtatgacaatgccctgtgcacaaagcgaggtccatacagaaattgtttgtcgagatcggtgtggaagaacttaactggcctgcacagagccctgaactcaaccccatcaaacacctttgggatgaattggaacaccgactgcgagccaggcctaatcgcccaacatcagtgccagacctcactaatgctcttgtggctgaatggaagcaagtcccagcagcaatgtttcaacatctagtggaaagccttcccagaagagtggaggctgttttagcagcaaagaggggaccaactccatgttaatgcccatgattttggaatgagatattcgaagaggaggtgtccacatacttctggtaatgtagtgtatcttcTGTTTGGCGTTTTTTAAGCTTAACTAAAACATCCTATAACATAGATAGACTACCCACAGGGCACAGACCTCATTTCAACAaaatctagttttgatttacatttggttgagatgTCCACTAaaatgaattcaacatgaaatccaAAAAACATGTCACAATGTCATTGGATTTACTGTAGGTTAAAAGTTTGGTGAAAAAAAAAAGACGAAAATCcctgactttttgcaaatccaatcagttttccacattgctTCAACGTCATCAGACTGAATTGTTTTATTCATATTACATGTATTCTACATGCGTAACATGTTCACAACAACAACACTTCCCATAAAACGAATAGACTATTTATGTCAATGGACATGGTTTAAGTAATTCCCAGGATATCCCCCGGATAAATAATACGCCCGTTTGAGGAGGCGACGTCACATTCCCTTGACTCTCCAATCACCTCGGGGGCTCATTTGATTGGAAGGCGGCAAAGGCTTTAATCTCGAGACTAATTCAGACGCTGCTGAAGGGAGAAGAGCTTTTCTTCTACATCCGACGTAGAGAGCAAGCGCACAGACGTGCTGCTGCCGCTGACACGCTCACACACAGCGACACTGAGGAAGGATACAGCCGCACACTCCTGCTGCGAAATTAACGGGATATGTTctgatcttctcctcctctaataAGGATTATACGAAGTTTATCTATTTACTGGTTTTATTTCGAACTGCGGTGCTATAGAACAACATGTTACTTTGATGCGTTTTCTTTTTCTTCGTGAACATCAAATGTATTTTTCTCTCATTTCAATGACAATTGGGTCATGATCACATCGCCTGCATTCTCTGTTCTGAGAAATAGTATCGCGAATCCGGTGTGGGAGAGCAGTTCTTCAGGGGAGAAGGGCGCAGCGAGAATCAACAAGCCATTTCTTCACCTCGTTTCTCCCTCAGACCCTTTACGGCAGGCTAATCGTATACCCATAAAGATTTTGAAAATGCTTACCGCACGGGGAGGTCATATTTTGCACCCGGAGTACCTTCAACCTTTGCCATCAACCCCTATCAGTCCCATCGAGGTAAGCACCACATATACTACGGGATATAATAGGGATAGATAAAGTGTGATTTTGGGCAGTTACAAACGAATCTTCATATTTTTTCATATTGGTACTATTAGGCAATTTTTCTTGTAACTATATCAGTTAATTATCATATTGTTATTGTAAAATGAACTGGAGATAAATGTAGTCCTATGCGCAGTGCGTTAAACTTGTGCGTAATTTTGTGGTGTTCTCCAAGGGCGCATAAAATACTGCATATATAACAGGAACATATTGGTTCTTTTTTAAacaccccataaaaaaaaaaacattacagtgAAAACGTGAATAATAAGTATTATTTCATCTTATTTCGCAGCTGGATGCCAAGAAAAGTCCGTTGGCTCTCTTAGCACAGACCTGCTCTCAAATCGGCAAACCAGACCCTCCGTCCTCTTCCAAACTCTCATCCGTAACCTCAAATGGATCTAGTGACAAAGAGACCAAATCTGCACCATTAAAAATGAGTGACATTGGAAATGAAGACAAATCTAGCTTCAAACCCTACTCCAAATCATCGGAGAAGAACAAGGACTCCTCGTTCAGCAGTGGCAGTCTGGGTGGAGATAAAGTTAGTTTCCGAGTGCCTAGCGCCACCTGTCAGCCGTTCACCCCCAGGACAGGCAGCCCCAGCTCCTGCCACTCTGTGTCTCCGCTGCCGTCAGATGGTAAGCAGGGAGACACGGAGGAAAATAAGAAGGAATTTGATAGCAATAAAAACGGTACAACGGAGGGCAGCGGCAGTCACAGACGGATATGTGGGATTAATGGTGAGGTTAACCAACGCCAGGAGAACACCTCTGGATCAAAGGCTATCACATCAGACTCACTCACATCTGTCTCCTCGTCATCATCTGTTCTGGGTTCAGGAGGACTCGTAGCGCCCGTCTCCCCCTACAAACCTGGTCACAGTGTTTTTCCCCTACCGCATTCCGGCATGTCCTACCCTGGAAGTTTAGCAGGTGCGTATGCAGGCTATCCCCAACACTTTCTCCCTCATGGAATGACTTTAGATCCGACGAAATCTAGCAGTCAACTACTCAGTGCTCAGTTTGCCGCTGCCAGCCAACTTCAGTGCAGTAAGGCTGGGAGCCCCTTATCCAGGGCTTCTCCTCCGTCTCTAATGTCTGCTAGCCTGTGCAGAGACCCGTACTGCCTGAGTTACCACTGCCCGAGCCACTTATCCGGTGCTTCCGGTGCCTCTCAGTGCCATGAATCCTCGGCTTTGAAGTCAGGATACCCTCTCATGTACCCAACTCACCCTTTGCACAGCGTGCATTCCTCGCCGCCATCTTTTGCTGGACACCCGTTATATCCCTATGGCTTTATGCTCCCAAATGACCCTCTGCCACACGTCTGTAATTGGGTGTCGGCTAACGGACCTTGTGACAAGCGTTTTTCTTCCTCAGA contains:
- the LOC121547749 gene encoding zinc finger protein 503-like, which translates into the protein MITSPAFSVLRNSIANPVWESSSSGEKGAARINKPFLHLVSPSDPLRQANRIPIKILKMLTARGGHILHPEYLQPLPSTPISPIELDAKKSPLALLAQTCSQIGKPDPPSSSKLSSVTSNGSSDKETKSAPLKMSDIGNEDKSSFKPYSKSSEKNKDSSFSSGSLGGDKVSFRVPSATCQPFTPRTGSPSSCHSVSPLPSDGKQGDTEENKKEFDSNKNGTTEGSGSHRRICGINGEVNQRQENTSGSKAITSDSLTSVSSSSSVLGSGGLVAPVSPYKPGHSVFPLPHSGMSYPGSLAGAYAGYPQHFLPHGMTLDPTKSSSQLLSAQFAAASQLQCSKAGSPLSRASPPSLMSASLCRDPYCLSYHCPSHLSGASGASQCHESSALKSGYPLMYPTHPLHSVHSSPPSFAGHPLYPYGFMLPNDPLPHVCNWVSANGPCDKRFSSSEELLNHLRTHTAFAGTEKLISGYPGSSSLANAAAAAMACHMHMPPNGTPGSPGTLTLRSPHHPLGLSTRYHPYSKSPLPPGASVQMPAATGSYYSPYALYGQRLTTASALGYH